The Cryptomeria japonica chromosome 6, Sugi_1.0, whole genome shotgun sequence genomic interval AGATAGAAGCATATCATCTATAAAAAAAGATGCTATAGGTTCCAAGTAGCTCAATTTGTTACACCATTAGTTCAAAAAGATGCAACTAATATGAGTCCCATTGAATTATTAGTGGACAACTATAAATCTAGGGAATTACACCAAGGAAAAGGATATCAATGAGCTTAAGTCCAATGTGGATTCCATGGTAGGAGGAatccaaaagattaaaaaaaaacataactaaAAACCTAAGTGATTGAATTGCAAAGTTGTATCAAACAATTGGTTGGGCTTAGCCAGTCAAGAGAAAAACTATCTTACAATAATTTGTTGCTTTGTAAGGATGGAAATATCAtctttagaaaaaataaaatatgaggTAAATCTCACTATAAATTGATAAGGAGTCTATTGTCTCAAGGAGAGGAAATAATAAAGACTAATATCAATTGGAAATTATAAAGAAGCATGTGATTAGAATAGGAGAGTGTAGAAGTtcaatataatttattataaatttgtACATTGTTTCTTCTAAATTTATAAGGATGAAAGAttaatttttagcaattttttttattttggagtTACAAGAATAATCCAATTAAGGGTTCAAAAActctaaattaaaataatatatcttGTGTAGCCATTGTCTATCTTAGGGGAATGAAAAAAAGTATGCATTTACAAAATATCTAAGTTTGATTTCAAAGTATTATCTATAAGATTATTTGGCATCATAATTTTTAAACATTTAATATTGGGTCTAAAGAATACTTTTCTAAATCCCACTTTtggtatatttttaattttaatgatTATGAGAATTGGATTGTACATGACTCTTAATGGGGAAGTTACTCTGACAATGTTGTGATGGTTTTGTTACTTCTTGAGTGTTGTATAGAGGGAAAATTAATTGCTTGGATAAGAACCAAGAGGAGAGCTCAAAAATTGTGAAATTTAGTGAGATTCTTTAGGTCCCATTCATTTGATACAAATTAACAGACACCAAATAATATTGTTTAAAAATTAATAAAGCATTATTATGATCTATCATGAGAGGTCAAAGACAAAAATCtcacacaaatgaactcaaaatgcACTTGTATATTAGCACATTTTCATCCAGCGTATGTATGAATGATCTCTAGTCAAAATATATCTAGAAATGTATTTGATGATCTTGAAATGTCCCTCAAAAATAGTTATTAGAAGGTGACAAGTAGGTTCCTATCTTTTTTTCTTGGCATTACTCATTTCTAACATATTTATAAAAAGTTGACCCTAAAATATGAAAAATAgggtattatcattatcattttatttCTACGATGACcccataaaataataaaaagaaaaataatactTTTCAACTCCGTATTAGTTACTTTCTTGTCTAGCAATGTCATTAAAGAGCTTCACATAAATAACCGAAATATAATTGTACCTACTAATACCATATAAAGTTAAAATTATACATTAATAAATATTCTATTACTACAATTaagtatatattttaatttattcaatgTGTAAACATGTTTTACTCgcaaaaatcaaattcttattaaaATAGATTTTAAAATGCTATAAAATAAACAATGTAATACATGAAATTGTGATTATATTATAATAACTAAAATAGAAAATTTTTGAAAATACAATTGATTGATCTTGGATAATGCACAATAGAATTCCTATAAATCCAAAAAATACACTATAGAATTCCTACAATATGAAAGTTAAATTAAAATGTCACTTATTAGAGAATTTTGAAACTAATAATGTAGGACAGTATGAATAGCAATAAAAATGTAAATAACACTCTTAAAAAATGAACCAATTAAGGGGAATATATAACCTATTTGTACggtgcaaaatgacaaaattgtgTCCATAAAATCAATCAAAGATAGGTGAGcttattagtacttgccgttaggCTATTACTATTGCAATCGATTGTCATTGTTTTTTGTTAACTTGTTATTATTGAAATGTTTCTCCAGCAATTAAAATTATGAAATTTTTGGTTTgatatatgttttttaatttttataaagttaagatgcatgatttttaagtttctaaattatagaaatcatttatctccaacctaaTTGGCTTGCAAATTTTACATCTTATTAGTGGATTATTGGGATCCACTATCTGAATaaatttttttggcaattttttaggtatgttaaaataatatttaccatgtttaaattttattatcaaatttatttttcttatccACCAAAAAAATATTTAACAACTATTAAGAAAATGTTTAGGAAAATTATTAGgttttaaaatacaaataaatgaAAATGTGCAACTTTTACTAATACAAAAAAGTGAGAAAAGTAAAtaacataataaattttattacTAAGTGTGAAATGAACATAATCATATTAAATATGGTTACATAGCTATAAATATAAATGTAATAATTTTGTATTTTAAAATAATCATTATTGATTTGCAGAATCATCAACAAATTAATGGGTCTATCCATTTTTCAGATAGAGAAGGGATGAATTACTCAGTTTCAACGTCAGATAGAGGTATGTGATATTGTTTTGACATATTTCACTTTTTAAACTGTTTTCAACATTGTAGGTTTGTTGAATATGAATTAATGAGTCTATTTAATTGCAGAATCATCAACATATTAATCTTCAACCTTTGGAACATTTGCAACAAGCTAAAAACaccctcattcttcttccttttcctctaAACTACAGTCCAATTATCTTTCGGTGTCGCAATCACATCCACCTCTTTTGATTTTTTTACAGACTTGCATGTCCCATTTGTAGATGTAATTTCAGAAATATCCACTTCATATATCACGACAACACAAGCCAAATGATAAGGAGCGACCTTATCTATTTTCGTGCTAGTTGGAGTAGGCTCCAACCTGGAACAAATTGGGGCCTATGCAGATTTTGGCGAACCTACATGGCATGTATTCACTACATTATTTTTGGGCATAGCAGCTAAGGGAGTTTTCTCTTTTTTATCTTCCTCATTTTGTCTCGAACAATAAATTTTGTACTTTGTACAATGTGCAACAATGTGATCCATGTTGAAACATCTACTATAACTTAAGGGAAAACCCTCATAATGTAAAAGATGGATCCAATCCGTATCAGCCATTTTTTAACATATCTTAGCTAGGATTTCTTTAGTAATATTTGATTCcaccaaaataccaaaaaatctGGTGTGGAAAATAATTGGAAGAGATCCCAAATTTTTTTCTAATGAGTttccagtttcttcaaaataaGAATCAAACTAAAATTGTAAAGGAATATGGATAATGGAGGATTTTTACCTATACAGGAGTAGCATCAAAAGATTCAATAGTAGGGTTGACTGAAGAATGCATGGCTCCAAATAAACAAATGTTGCTGGAAATTCTATTAGTAATTACAGAGAATCTCATTTCTATCCGAAAAGTGTCAAACACCATCACAAGAAAACCTCGGGCGCAAGAGTAAATTTTTATATCTCTTACTAAAATTGGTCGTTGTGTCTCTGTGATCCAACCGTGCAGCTTCAAAAGGCTCAGCGAGAACtataagtgatgcaaaccatatttataaccctaaccctaatagtaaaccctaatgaaccctaatccttattgaattatgTCTTCCAATTCACgattgctactagcttatatatatttaataatatatatagaataaccCAAGAGGTATCCTTCTCGAAGCGCCTATTGTAGTTTaatgttgaaaaattaattaaaaataggcgCCTCTAGAAGGATACCTCTAAATTAAAATACTAAGTACTGTCCACTACTGGCACTTGTTGAAATAGTGAAATTGAAGCATATGAAACAATCATGGTAGTTATTTTTTATGGTTGTATTTTTAATGGAGCAAACTATGAACataccaaaatatttgaaaattgCATATACAAAGGTGGAGTAAAGTTAAAGTACAATTTGTATATAGTCAATTTATTTATATCGAGTGATTTTTTTGTGattgtgaatttaaaaaaaaattataagatttggGAAAATAGTGTGACAATTTTTCAAGCATGAATACTCATATAAGAAATTTAtccactaaaaaataaaaaaataaaatttaaaataaaataattcttaattaaaaattaaaataaataatgcttgtttttttcttatttatcttttcatctatttatacaataacataaatatatattttaaaataatattcatataaatataaaagaaaatatttcaattattatgaatatataatacattaatatttttaatcattttaattttattttttcatatataaattatttataatttctCTTAATAtgttaattataattatataatatattatatattaatatttttaatcattttcacttttaaatttttctatttATAAATGATTTATacgtaaaatatattttatttaaattcagtTAAAATTGGCAAGCATATATCAGTAAAAACTATAATCAATATGCATAtaactttttaaaatataaaaaaatcaaactaAAATTATAAATAACATCCATGTAAGTTCAGGAGGAAAAATCAAACTAAAATTATATACAACATGCATTTAATTcacaaagaaaaatccaacttctGACTCTTGATATTTTGAATACAAATGAACTGAAACTTTTATTCAAATAAAGCATGCGCCGTAAGTCTCTGTCATCGAAAAGTGAAGAAAACTCATTCGCCGAGCACGAGGCCGACAAACGTTGAAGGATTACAGTAAACCAACAGAAATCAAATTAAAGCCTCCTTTGAAAAATGAGTTAAGACTTGGTCTCTAATCCATTGACACCGACATAAATTAATTTAAGTCTTTGGCCTTTCAATTATGAGTAAAACTCTACATTTCAATTATGCGATATATTTGCATCGCTCGTTTGATCACTACATTTCTCTGTCAATTGTTGTGAATCTCTGTCCATACATTTGCCAGTGCATCGCAGTGCCTAGCGGAGGAAAACCTTTTCATCTGGCCAAGGGAAGGGCAATTATTTACTGCAATCTGATCTGGGGACTCGCAAAGTGCCGATTCCGTCACTTTCTTGCCGGAGAAAAAAGATTTCATCTTGGAAAATTTGCCGCCGGGAGGCGATAGAAGGGGCCTCGTTTGAGATGACAGCGGGGGTCGATCCTGAGACCTCATTAGTATTTGCTTGGCCTGTTTTATCTTCTTCACTTGCCCAGTACACGACACTTTGGGAGACGTGGGCTCCTGAGGTTCGAACCTGTGGTCATTCTTCTTTTCCATGGCTTCCTTTGGAATTAATGAAATTGGGCGTCTAATTCCACCTGCTCTGTTAGCTCTACAGCCATACTCTACTCTTCCTGGACTGACTGAAGCCATGTGATATCCAGATATGATCGATGACATCTTGGGCAAACAGGCGAGCACGGGATTCGAGCTCGCGCTTTGCGACTCCTTGGAGGACCTTGATCGCAAATGTAATTTGTCCGAGTCTTCGAAATTTTTCTCGTCTTTCTTATCGACTTTCATACAGCGAGTAAAGATTGCCATCTATAAACTGTGCTGAATCGGAGAATATTCAAAGCAGAAAGTCGTTTTTTGCGGTGTGCGGAAGAAAGATTTTTCAGCGCAATCAATAATTACTGAAAATGATGGCTTTTTAAAGATTAATTTCAGGAGAAGATTTGGTCAACTGTAGACCAAACAAACACAAAACTTAAGATTACTTTGGGTGACTGCATGTATTAAAATTGTATTGTCCGTCTTGTATAACGCTTTTTTCTAATTTTAGactatatatttttgtaattttagaCTTCTTTtgcaattttaaaatatattagatcttatagtttgacttttattatttttatttatataatatttaatatggcATTATTATAATTAGTAAATTCTAAAAATCtactataaaatataatataatatttaatttataaaatatatattaatttaaattatttttaaagatagaattaaattatttttaatattttaaaatctttCTGAGAAGATTATCTTGAttatttttagttatttatttatattaatatatattgttgtataatatttattattgaatagatattaatttataattttttagagATGTAATATaattgtttttagtttttaaaatactTTTAGTAAGATTACCCTGATTTTTTTAATATGAGTTaagaaatttattaaatttatggCTTTTATGTTTATTGATAATGGTTAGAATTGTTTTTCTTGGTTGTTTTTTCTTATTCTAATATCCTTGAAAGTTGAGATTTTGGGATGATTAGATAAGGAGAGACCACAATAAAAATTGTATATACCATAGTTGTCAGACAAGGAGTTTGAGAGCAttgatcaaatcattcattcataaatagtcaaaaaaaaaggagaaaagaatATTGGAAATATTTGATTCATTGGAAGAACCATGCATTGGATGAGACTTCTTGAATAAGTGCTTTAGATTTGGTGAAATttggaatttcaaattcaatttttcacTTTGTTTTGATGTTCATTCCAATCTATTTCCAAGTTTGGGATTAACAAGGGCCTATGTAATATAAAATTACATTCAATGTGATATGTTTCCAAGGTTGTGATAAAATATAATGCAATTGGACACTCCATAGAAACTACACCAAATTCATTATAGAGTTTGCATATACCATTGGAGAAAGCGccaaataataataaattgattGAGTTGCAATGGAATAAGAAGCTAGAAAGCCAGATGTCAAAAGGGAAGGAGAATATGAAATGCATAGCTATGTGGGAAAATAAAAGAATGCTCACGGTTGTGTAGCAAAAGGGGGATGGTGCATAAGGAAAGTAAAATGAAGATATAGCCAATGCATGGAGTTAGGTCCATTGCCATATTAAGAGCCCCAACGTGGAATAGGAAAAGAGTAATTTTCCTCCAAGAATGAAATGGCAGGAAGAGGGTTGTAGCCAGTAGAAAGGAAAGAGTAGAAGGTTGGGAGTATGTTTTGATGCCACtagcaaatagaaaataaagatagaaagcaGAGATAGAGTTTTATGTGTAGCTGCATAGGAAGTCAAACTCAATCAATTTTGTTGTCGTAAAGTAATAAACCTTTGGTATAAGGTGTATATTGAAAACTAAGGAAAAGTAAATAAATCATTGTTGTGTGAGGAGAGAGAATACAAGAATCTAGACAAGTGCATGAGGGAGAAGACAAGAGACTTTGGATTGAAAATTGTGCAAAGACAGAGTGTAAGTGCATGGAAGGTGAAAAGAGGCTCCAATTAGAATGTGAATAGAGGAGGATTAAATACAAATTGGCCAACAGTTTTTTGTAGAAGCTgaatgttggcaacaatgcagcaaactgagagggggggctgaatcggtTTGCaccaaaaacttactgcaacttaaaccacaaaatagacctaataattaacagttaaagcatgaaacaacaccacgtgagtaacacacacaacaccaagatatttgaagtggaaaacccagttaagggaaaaactatggtgggaacctacctacaatgaaatattaccctattaggagtaaatgtgaatattacaatgggaatgcacatgcattcaagcacactacctagagcttactg includes:
- the LOC131052873 gene encoding uncharacterized protein At1g76070-like — encoded protein: MAIFTRCMKVDKKDEKNFEDSDKLHLRSRSSKESQSASSNPVLACLPKMSSIISGYHMASVSPGRVEYGCRANRAGGIRRPISLIPKEAMEKKNDHRFEPQEPTSPKVSCTGQVKKIKQAKQILMRSQDRPPLSSQTRPLLSPPGGKFSKMKSFFSGKKVTESALCESPDQIAVNNCPSLGQMKRFSSARHCDALANVWTEIHNN